A window of Candidatus Saccharibacteria bacterium contains these coding sequences:
- a CDS encoding type II/IV secretion system protein produces the protein MSRDTKADVRVRQQEEENTERRAHLLGLRYLDTRAIVNNLPLVDGYTDNDEMRKNVLVPLLAPAENQNLTFGITINTPQPAVKAIRERNPELNIDFYLISNSSFRDFMLRYDPPQEVHYDDVKIAKDGDSATIAEVSKTLESVNSDDLLDYLINQSYHLNASDIHIEPQREHVRVRFRVDGALHPVANFSHDKYRVVLAAIASRANISFAATDAQTGHLTQKVINPEGAEEILNMRIETVPTVHGQDAVIRLFNFDESLLNLDVLGLTKQELNEFGEIISHPHGMVMVVGPTGSGKSTTLYSIINSLNESSRKILTLEDPVEFSIPGISQIPVNTQTGDSFAEKLRAVLRLDPDVVMVGEIRDVDTAKTAVQASITGHLVLTTFHANSAATALSRMIDMIGVNPIFSTAIRLIIGQRLVRRLDDNTKEAYTPDEATQKWIRTVLQVLPPDVPPVDFDNLTLYRPVPTPENPFGFSGRIVLMEQMIVNEEIQKFLRGDAAGEGSEKIEAVARKQGMLTLVQQGVLRALAGETTLDEVNRVL, from the coding sequence ATGAGCCGAGACACCAAAGCCGACGTGCGCGTCCGTCAGCAAGAAGAAGAGAATACCGAGCGGCGAGCCCATCTGCTTGGGTTGCGCTACCTGGACACCAGGGCCATCGTCAATAACCTGCCACTGGTTGACGGCTATACCGATAATGACGAGATGCGCAAGAACGTCCTGGTGCCACTGCTGGCGCCGGCCGAAAACCAGAACCTGACGTTTGGCATCACTATCAATACGCCGCAGCCGGCGGTCAAGGCGATCCGCGAGCGCAACCCCGAGCTGAACATCGATTTCTACCTCATCAGCAACAGCAGCTTCCGCGATTTCATGCTGCGCTACGACCCGCCGCAGGAAGTCCACTACGATGACGTCAAGATTGCCAAGGACGGCGACAGTGCTACTATCGCCGAAGTATCCAAGACGCTGGAATCGGTCAACTCGGATGACCTGTTGGATTACCTCATCAACCAGTCGTACCACCTGAACGCCAGCGACATCCATATCGAGCCGCAGCGCGAACATGTACGCGTCCGCTTCCGTGTTGACGGTGCCCTGCACCCGGTGGCCAACTTTAGCCACGACAAATACCGCGTGGTACTGGCTGCCATTGCCTCACGCGCCAACATCTCGTTTGCCGCCACTGACGCGCAGACCGGACACCTGACCCAGAAGGTTATTAACCCGGAGGGCGCAGAGGAAATCCTTAACATGCGTATCGAAACGGTGCCGACGGTCCATGGCCAGGACGCCGTCATCCGTCTCTTCAATTTTGACGAATCTTTATTAAATCTTGATGTACTCGGCCTGACGAAACAGGAACTTAATGAATTCGGTGAGATTATCAGCCATCCGCACGGCATGGTAATGGTGGTGGGGCCGACCGGTTCGGGTAAGTCGACGACGCTCTACAGTATTATCAATTCATTAAACGAGTCGTCACGAAAAATTCTTACCCTGGAAGATCCGGTCGAGTTCAGCATCCCGGGCATCAGCCAGATTCCCGTCAATACCCAGACCGGCGACAGCTTCGCGGAGAAGTTGCGGGCCGTGCTGCGCCTCGACCCCGACGTGGTCATGGTCGGTGAGATCCGTGATGTCGACACCGCCAAGACGGCGGTCCAGGCTTCGATTACCGGCCACCTGGTCTTGACGACCTTCCACGCCAACTCGGCGGCGACGGCATTGAGCCGCATGATAGACATGATCGGCGTCAACCCGATATTTTCCACGGCCATCCGCCTGATTATCGGCCAGCGGCTGGTGCGCCGGCTGGACGACAACACCAAAGAGGCGTACACCCCCGACGAAGCCACCCAGAAATGGATACGCACCGTGCTGCAGGTGTTGCCGCCCGATGTGCCGCCGGTCGACTTTGACAACCTGACGCTCTACCGCCCGGTGCCGACGCCAGAGAACCCTTTTGGCTTCAGCGGGCGTATCGTGCTGATGGAGCAGATGATCGTCAATGAGGAGATTCAAAAGTTCCTGCGCGGCGACGCCGCCGGGGAGGGTTCGGAAAAAATCGAGGCCGTCGCCAGGAAACAGGGCATGCTGACACTGGTGCAGCAAGGCGTGCTGCGGGCGCTGGCGGGTGAGACGACGCTGGACGAAGTCAACCGCGTACTATAG
- a CDS encoding TrmH family RNA methyltransferase, translating to MEIVVIAHNIRSTHNVGAIFRSCDGFGVKHLYLSGYTPYPALLDGTDARLPHERDKLTRQIHKSALGAEATVPFSHHQSATALMRQLRQEEFQLVALEQASGSINLPDYAPPTRLALLLGEEVDGVASDLLALCDDIVEIPMRGRKESFNVSVAAGIALYALSVTR from the coding sequence ATGGAAATCGTCGTCATTGCCCACAATATCCGTTCCACCCATAATGTCGGGGCGATCTTTCGCAGCTGCGACGGATTCGGCGTGAAACACCTCTATCTCAGCGGCTACACACCGTACCCGGCACTGCTTGATGGTACTGATGCCCGCTTGCCGCACGAGCGCGACAAGCTGACCCGGCAGATCCATAAGAGCGCGCTTGGCGCCGAGGCAACCGTACCATTCAGCCACCATCAGTCCGCCACAGCATTAATGCGACAGCTGCGGCAGGAGGAATTCCAGCTTGTGGCACTTGAGCAGGCTAGCGGTAGCATCAACCTGCCCGATTACGCACCGCCCACCCGGCTGGCGTTGCTCCTGGGCGAAGAAGTTGATGGCGTAGCATCGGATCTGCTGGCATTGTGCGATGATATCGTCGAGATACCGATGCGCGGCCGCAAGGAGTCTTTCAATGTATCGGTGGCTGCGGGCATCGCCTTGTATGCACTGTCTGTTACACGCTGA